A window of the Zhongshania aliphaticivorans genome harbors these coding sequences:
- a CDS encoding cache domain-containing protein — protein sequence MRTKRSLVQIYLLSLVALSAIPLAIFGYIWIAKEYERYTQQSEAWRDSYVESRRELLRREVAKAVEYLDFKHTQLNRQLYNDLRQQVAVGISLIEDTRKEFVGESNAERLTRLRATMGSLRFLNNKGFFFLFDENGRALLPPMNPTADKRMTDDATVNAFSSQIASALQDKKYDFVEYRFTDPDSRIATERNFSFVYYYKPLNIYIGASIYLSDELNRLKREVIERIAAVPIDPDNSILFVVDKDGRQLVNAYDPSNVGLLMPDIVGVSARVGGEDHSLFTELSWLDRDGQKKPVISYIRRFEPWGWVIGSGVFLDELNVKLGDERAALQERVKEHVRFIVVIAFVLMIFSTIAARWLARRSAGGFHIFQQFFADASKRSTAINIERLPFAEFQRLAEDANFMVEKRTETERALKLSERRFQLALDAAQNHLWDLDLQTGLVTVGESFFRMLGYHAPAKPYPVGAFKEIAHGDDMQIIASAVDSWLGLATGNSVEFRVKDRAGNFRWIYSRGDVVENDQNDKPIRAMGIMTDVTERKRIEQELVNARIAAEDALHAKSQFLSSVSHELRTPLNGVLGYAQLLQRDKGIPTGSQEYLRAIESCGKHLLTLINDVLDLAKIESGNIDIVSRPNKLDDIVSNVSDIVAHRAKSKGLEFLVERASDLPDEVQIDEVKLRQVLVNLLDNAVKFTSVGSVVLKLHANLETKQLMFSVTDSGMGIPQEKLRDVFEPFRQVNPQDGKGTGLGLSICRRLVEAMGGSLNVSSEFGQGACFYFDVPLLDVEVDSIAGELMEEVQEPAVAELVSGVGQNPAIIVADDVAVNRHLLLSMLEDVTTDVREAVNGLEVIAHLKQRPAQLVLMDLRMPGMDGMEATRVIKQEMGMSDVAIIMASATTDEDMMEEAVQVGCDGFLPKPISIGDLLKVVAETCDLPSQQGENTHQAVVSKAAPLSNFILPKEQDLQDLSAAVDVGDVTSLRELLQQIRSRAPECEGFVDEAEEYLREFDFEKLARLLVQATNEAALNDV from the coding sequence ATGCGAACTAAGCGCAGTTTAGTACAGATATATCTCCTGAGCCTAGTCGCATTATCGGCGATTCCTTTGGCGATATTCGGCTATATCTGGATTGCTAAAGAATATGAGCGTTACACGCAGCAAAGTGAGGCGTGGCGGGATAGTTACGTCGAATCGCGGCGTGAATTACTGCGTCGTGAAGTGGCCAAAGCCGTTGAATATTTAGATTTTAAACATACTCAGCTCAATCGTCAGCTCTATAACGACTTACGCCAGCAGGTCGCTGTAGGTATCTCCTTGATAGAGGATACCCGCAAGGAATTTGTCGGTGAGAGTAACGCTGAGCGCCTTACCCGCTTGCGCGCAACCATGGGATCGCTGCGATTTTTAAATAATAAAGGCTTTTTCTTTCTATTTGACGAGAATGGTCGAGCATTACTGCCGCCAATGAACCCTACTGCTGACAAAAGAATGACTGATGATGCGACTGTCAACGCCTTTTCGTCACAGATCGCATCAGCTTTACAAGATAAAAAATACGATTTTGTCGAATACCGTTTTACGGATCCGGACAGCCGTATTGCCACTGAGCGCAATTTCAGTTTTGTTTATTATTATAAGCCGCTGAATATTTATATTGGTGCCAGTATTTATTTAAGCGATGAGTTGAATCGGCTTAAACGAGAGGTTATCGAACGAATCGCAGCCGTTCCCATTGATCCCGATAACTCTATTTTATTTGTTGTTGATAAAGATGGTCGACAATTAGTGAATGCCTACGACCCTAGTAATGTTGGCCTGCTGATGCCAGATATTGTTGGGGTAAGCGCCAGAGTGGGTGGTGAAGATCACAGCCTGTTTACCGAATTAAGTTGGCTGGATCGCGATGGCCAGAAAAAGCCGGTGATCTCCTATATTCGTCGCTTTGAACCTTGGGGCTGGGTCATCGGGTCTGGGGTGTTTCTCGATGAGCTTAATGTCAAATTAGGCGACGAGCGTGCCGCACTGCAAGAGCGTGTCAAAGAGCATGTCCGCTTTATTGTGGTTATCGCTTTTGTATTAATGATATTTTCGACCATCGCAGCACGCTGGTTGGCGAGACGAAGTGCCGGTGGTTTTCATATCTTTCAGCAATTCTTTGCCGATGCGAGTAAGCGTTCAACCGCCATTAATATTGAGCGTCTGCCCTTTGCCGAGTTTCAGCGCTTAGCGGAAGACGCCAACTTTATGGTGGAAAAGCGTACCGAGACTGAACGCGCTTTAAAGCTTAGTGAGCGACGCTTTCAGTTAGCGTTGGATGCGGCTCAAAACCATCTCTGGGATTTGGATTTGCAAACGGGCTTAGTGACCGTGGGCGAGAGCTTTTTTAGAATGCTTGGCTACCATGCTCCCGCTAAGCCTTATCCCGTTGGTGCATTTAAGGAAATTGCGCACGGCGATGATATGCAGATTATTGCCTCTGCCGTAGATAGCTGGCTTGGCTTGGCCACCGGCAATAGTGTCGAGTTTCGGGTGAAGGACAGGGCAGGCAATTTCCGCTGGATATACAGCCGTGGCGATGTTGTCGAAAATGACCAGAATGACAAGCCAATACGCGCCATGGGTATCATGACAGATGTTACTGAGCGCAAGCGTATTGAGCAGGAGCTGGTGAATGCGCGTATCGCGGCGGAAGATGCCTTACATGCAAAAAGCCAATTTCTGTCCAGTGTTAGCCATGAGCTTCGCACGCCATTAAATGGTGTGCTTGGATATGCGCAACTATTACAGCGCGATAAAGGCATCCCCACCGGTAGCCAAGAATATTTACGAGCGATAGAGAGTTGCGGCAAGCATTTATTGACTCTGATCAATGACGTATTGGATTTGGCCAAGATTGAAAGTGGCAATATAGATATTGTTAGTCGTCCTAATAAACTTGACGATATTGTGTCAAATGTTAGTGATATTGTTGCCCACAGGGCAAAGTCCAAGGGCCTAGAATTCCTTGTTGAGCGAGCGTCAGATTTACCTGACGAAGTGCAAATTGATGAAGTGAAGTTGCGTCAGGTCTTGGTTAATCTTCTCGATAATGCAGTGAAATTTACCAGTGTGGGCAGTGTGGTATTAAAACTACATGCCAATCTTGAAACCAAGCAACTTATGTTTTCCGTTACCGATAGCGGCATGGGCATTCCTCAAGAAAAGTTGCGTGATGTCTTTGAGCCCTTCCGCCAGGTTAATCCACAAGATGGCAAAGGTACTGGGCTGGGCTTATCTATTTGTCGCCGTTTAGTTGAGGCTATGGGTGGAAGCTTGAATGTTAGTAGTGAGTTTGGACAAGGTGCTTGCTTCTATTTTGATGTGCCCTTACTAGACGTGGAAGTCGATTCAATAGCTGGCGAGCTGATGGAAGAGGTGCAAGAGCCTGCGGTTGCTGAACTGGTGAGCGGGGTTGGCCAGAACCCAGCGATTATTGTTGCCGATGATGTTGCAGTGAATCGTCATTTATTACTGAGTATGCTTGAGGATGTGACTACCGATGTGCGAGAAGCAGTGAATGGCTTAGAGGTAATAGCACATTTAAAACAGCGACCTGCGCAATTAGTTTTAATGGATTTACGCATGCCGGGTATGGACGGCATGGAAGCAACTCGGGTGATTAAACAAGAAATGGGGATGAGCGATGTCGCCATTATTATGGCATCTGCGACAACAGATGAGGATATGATGGAAGAAGCCGTACAGGTTGGTTGCGACGGCTTTTTGCCAAAACCAATCAGTATTGGCGATTTACTAAAAGTCGTGGCAGAGACCTGTGACCTACCTTCTCAACAGGGTGAAAATACGCATCAGGCTGTTGTTTCTAAGGCGGCCCCATTAAGCAATTTTATCTTGCCTAAAGAACAGGATTTACAGGATTTGAGCGCCGCTGTTGATGTTGGTGATGTAACCTCGCTTCGTGAGTTACTGCAACAAATACGTAGCCGGGCTCCTGAATGCGAGGGGTTTGTTGATGAGGCCGAAGAGTACTTGAGAGAATTTGATTTTGAGAAGCTGGCGCGATTACTGGTCCAAGCTACGAATGAGGCAGCGTTAAACGATGTCTGA
- a CDS encoding response regulator transcription factor: protein MTTEATVYLVEDDEAVRDSLQMVLESVGHKVASYSRADSFLEEYSPEMAGCMVLDIRMPGMNGMELQRQLNTRNSILPIIFVTGHGDVPMAVDAMQRGAVDFVQKPYREEELLGKIQQAIAADAENRADLEEKHKIRGKLTELTPRESQVMELMIEGKANKVIAYDLDISQRTVEIHRARVMEKMGVRSLAHLVRMVMAAQDTSN from the coding sequence ATGACTACAGAAGCGACGGTGTATCTCGTTGAAGATGACGAAGCCGTACGAGACTCTCTGCAAATGGTATTAGAGTCAGTTGGCCACAAAGTAGCCAGCTATTCACGAGCCGATTCATTCTTAGAAGAATACTCGCCAGAGATGGCTGGATGCATGGTCTTAGACATTCGCATGCCAGGTATGAACGGCATGGAGCTTCAGCGCCAACTCAATACCCGTAATTCTATTTTGCCGATTATCTTTGTTACCGGTCACGGTGATGTCCCCATGGCGGTAGATGCCATGCAGCGTGGCGCCGTAGATTTTGTGCAAAAGCCCTACCGTGAAGAAGAGCTATTGGGGAAAATCCAACAAGCCATCGCGGCTGATGCAGAAAATCGCGCAGACTTAGAAGAAAAACATAAAATTCGCGGCAAGCTCACCGAGCTTACACCCCGCGAGAGCCAAGTCATGGAGCTAATGATAGAAGGCAAGGCGAACAAGGTTATTGCCTACGACTTGGATATTAGCCAAAGAACTGTAGAAATTCACCGCGCCCGCGTTATGGAAAAAATGGGCGTACGCTCATTGGCACATTTGGTTCGCATGGTGATGGCAGCCCAAGACACTAGCAACTAG
- a CDS encoding YqcC family protein: MNKTYKVAAVLMDIEAELRSIGCWDLQAPPPEALRSEQPFAVDTLTFSQWLQFIFIPRMQFLIDQKQPLPNASGIAPMAEESFRGMQLPIKGLITALQTVDALLGSQSS; encoded by the coding sequence ATGAATAAGACGTACAAAGTGGCGGCAGTGTTAATGGATATTGAGGCGGAGCTGCGCAGTATAGGTTGCTGGGATTTACAGGCGCCGCCGCCAGAAGCTTTGAGAAGTGAGCAGCCTTTTGCGGTAGACACACTCACCTTTAGCCAGTGGCTGCAGTTTATCTTTATTCCCAGAATGCAGTTTTTAATTGATCAGAAACAGCCATTACCTAATGCCAGTGGCATTGCGCCCATGGCAGAAGAATCTTTTCGCGGAATGCAGCTACCTATAAAAGGATTGATAACTGCCCTGCAGACGGTGGATGCCTTGCTGGGCAGTCAATCTTCTTAG
- the dinG gene encoding ATP-dependent DNA helicase DinG has translation MLTDALKKAIQDAYRQFLDVKKLRPRYGQRLMIAHIARVLGGIKRNQEFQRGGGDHLCVVEAGTGTGKTLAYAVAAIPVAQQTNKTLVISTATVALQEQIIYRDLPDILTNSGLQFTVSLSKGRRRYICLSKLDQLLSGADAKVLPLYVDEHMAAPDADSLSLYTDFAQKMAVGKWAGDRDDWDTVIADDKWTRVTTDHAQCTGRRCSHVKQCSFFKARESLTQADVIVANHDLVLADLALGGGAILPPPEECIYIFDEAHHLPDKVINHFSANFRLAATERWLEQIERAINAMIAVPAMDVSARLQLESLLTQLIAVRRGLVPLRPILESLLENAEDRQGGKSVRFPDGVVPAELAAHARGMAEGFNGIIQQSERLIDTFQDDLDGNQLMASREVTEQWLATVSSARFRAESACVLWRSYASDVSKERPPNARWVALTESGQGLFDIELNASPILAAHALKSALWSRCYGAVLTSATLTALGSFKRFSMRAGLDSDASFEVVPSPFQHAEAGELYVPAMPCDAGDAEGHTAALIEMLPELMSPDAGNLVLFSSRKQLRAVRDNMPAQWQGRILAQDDLPKHEILTQHRKRLDEGKGSVIFGLASFAEGVDLPGKYCSHVLIAKIPFAVPEDPVEEALAEWISRNNGNPFMDITVPDAAVKLIQASGRLLRSESDTGRITILDRRIVTRHYGRKMLASMPPYRQILE, from the coding sequence GTGCTCACTGATGCACTGAAAAAGGCGATTCAAGACGCGTATAGACAATTTTTAGATGTTAAAAAGCTGCGCCCGCGCTATGGGCAGCGGTTAATGATTGCGCATATCGCTAGGGTCTTGGGCGGCATCAAACGCAATCAAGAGTTTCAGCGTGGCGGTGGCGATCATCTTTGTGTGGTTGAGGCTGGCACGGGCACAGGTAAAACTTTGGCTTATGCAGTTGCAGCTATTCCAGTGGCCCAGCAAACAAATAAGACCTTGGTAATATCAACGGCAACGGTGGCGCTTCAAGAACAAATTATCTATCGCGACCTTCCTGATATTCTTACCAATAGTGGTCTGCAATTTACGGTGAGTTTGTCTAAGGGGCGGCGACGTTATATCTGCCTGTCAAAGTTAGACCAGCTGCTGTCAGGGGCCGATGCTAAAGTATTGCCATTATATGTGGATGAACATATGGCTGCGCCAGACGCAGACAGCTTATCCCTGTATACCGATTTTGCGCAGAAAATGGCCGTGGGTAAATGGGCCGGTGATCGCGACGATTGGGATACCGTTATTGCCGATGATAAATGGACGCGGGTGACTACGGATCATGCACAGTGTACTGGCCGCCGCTGTAGTCATGTAAAGCAATGTAGTTTTTTTAAGGCCAGAGAGTCCTTAACTCAGGCGGACGTGATAGTGGCAAATCACGATTTGGTATTGGCTGATCTCGCCTTGGGAGGCGGCGCTATATTGCCGCCACCAGAAGAGTGTATTTATATCTTCGATGAAGCCCACCACCTTCCTGATAAAGTCATAAACCATTTCAGCGCCAATTTCCGTCTGGCAGCCACTGAACGTTGGTTGGAGCAAATTGAGCGGGCAATAAATGCGATGATCGCCGTGCCGGCAATGGATGTGAGTGCGCGATTACAGTTAGAAAGTTTATTAACCCAATTAATCGCCGTGCGGCGGGGTTTGGTGCCACTGCGGCCGATACTCGAAAGTTTGCTTGAAAACGCTGAAGATCGACAGGGAGGCAAGAGTGTGCGCTTTCCGGATGGGGTGGTGCCAGCAGAGTTAGCTGCCCACGCTAGGGGAATGGCAGAAGGGTTTAACGGTATTATTCAGCAGTCTGAGCGCCTGATTGATACCTTTCAGGACGATTTAGACGGCAATCAACTGATGGCGAGCCGTGAAGTGACAGAGCAGTGGCTGGCAACGGTGTCTTCGGCGCGCTTTAGGGCTGAGAGTGCCTGCGTGCTGTGGCGGTCCTATGCCAGTGATGTCTCAAAAGAACGGCCTCCCAACGCGCGTTGGGTGGCGCTGACAGAGTCGGGGCAGGGCTTGTTTGATATTGAGTTAAACGCTAGCCCGATTCTTGCTGCCCACGCCCTAAAAAGCGCATTGTGGTCAAGATGCTATGGTGCGGTGCTGACATCGGCAACCCTCACCGCGCTGGGAAGTTTTAAACGGTTTAGTATGCGCGCCGGTCTCGACAGTGATGCTAGCTTTGAGGTGGTGCCCAGCCCTTTTCAGCATGCGGAAGCCGGTGAGCTATATGTGCCCGCGATGCCCTGTGATGCCGGTGATGCAGAGGGGCATACAGCGGCATTAATTGAAATGCTGCCAGAGCTTATGTCGCCCGATGCGGGAAATTTAGTGTTGTTTTCGTCTCGTAAGCAGTTGCGTGCAGTGCGAGACAATATGCCTGCGCAATGGCAGGGACGGATTCTCGCGCAGGATGACCTACCCAAGCATGAGATACTGACTCAGCATCGAAAGCGATTGGATGAGGGGAAGGGTAGTGTCATATTTGGTTTGGCAAGCTTTGCCGAAGGTGTGGATTTGCCGGGCAAATATTGCTCGCATGTTCTGATCGCAAAAATCCCCTTCGCGGTGCCTGAAGACCCTGTAGAAGAGGCCTTGGCGGAGTGGATTAGCCGCAATAATGGCAACCCGTTTATGGATATTACGGTGCCGGACGCGGCGGTTAAATTGATACAGGCAAGTGGCCGTTTACTTCGGAGTGAATCTGACACCGGCCGAATTACAATATTGGATAGGCGTATAGTCACCCGTCACTACGGTCGAAAAATGTTGGCATCAATGCCGCCTTATCGACAAATATTAGAGTAG
- a CDS encoding 1-acyl-sn-glycerol-3-phosphate acyltransferase has product MPMDDFADIRPYHDDEVAPVLAKLLVDPELLNVVANLRLPKLNRYLPWLVRPFVRWYLGRELNGISSVGDFQIVIKRYMDAMIEDHTCSFNVLGLDELAADSPYLFISNHRDIALDPAFVNYALYHQDRDTVRIAIGDNLLSKPFAADLMRLNKSFIVRRSARGPRQMLAAFKQLSSYIRFSLLEERSSIWIAQREGRAKDGNDATEAAIIKMIGMAQKKPDESFSDYINKLNIVPVSISYEWDPLDAAKAQELVHVERDGAYLKAEHEDLKSIAVGILGNKGDVHVTFGAPLSGEFSDAAMVAAKLDDAIIDQYYLHASNVLAYTSLYNDDRWQELTVPEITEQDRLNFEQRFAQIPQEFRIKAMQIYANPVCNQLRSRDLRVVEEAI; this is encoded by the coding sequence ATGCCGATGGATGACTTTGCTGATATCCGGCCGTACCACGACGACGAAGTTGCGCCGGTTTTAGCTAAGTTACTGGTTGATCCAGAACTGCTAAATGTGGTCGCGAATCTGCGCCTTCCTAAGCTCAATCGCTATCTGCCATGGTTGGTTCGTCCATTCGTTCGCTGGTATTTGGGCCGAGAGCTTAACGGTATTAGCAGCGTGGGGGATTTTCAGATTGTTATCAAGCGTTATATGGACGCGATGATTGAAGATCACACCTGCAGTTTCAACGTTCTTGGGCTGGATGAGTTGGCTGCCGATTCTCCGTATTTATTTATCAGTAATCACCGTGATATTGCCCTTGATCCCGCATTTGTAAATTACGCCTTGTACCATCAAGATCGAGATACTGTGCGCATTGCCATTGGCGACAACTTGTTATCCAAACCCTTTGCCGCAGATCTTATGCGTCTTAACAAAAGCTTTATTGTGCGTCGTTCTGCGCGGGGTCCTCGGCAGATGTTGGCAGCATTTAAGCAGCTGTCGAGCTATATTCGATTTTCCCTGCTGGAAGAGCGCAGTTCAATTTGGATTGCTCAGCGTGAGGGGCGGGCGAAAGACGGTAACGATGCTACCGAAGCTGCAATAATAAAAATGATCGGCATGGCTCAGAAGAAACCCGATGAAAGTTTTTCTGATTACATCAATAAGTTGAATATTGTGCCGGTGTCGATTTCCTATGAGTGGGATCCCTTAGATGCGGCCAAAGCCCAAGAGCTGGTGCATGTTGAACGCGATGGTGCTTATCTCAAAGCCGAACACGAAGACTTGAAAAGCATTGCGGTGGGGATTTTGGGCAATAAAGGCGATGTGCATGTCACCTTTGGTGCGCCTTTAAGCGGAGAGTTTTCAGATGCTGCGATGGTGGCGGCAAAGCTTGATGATGCCATCATTGATCAATACTACCTGCATGCAAGCAATGTTTTGGCTTATACGAGTTTATACAATGATGACCGGTGGCAGGAATTAACCGTGCCGGAGATTACCGAGCAGGACAGGCTAAATTTTGAGCAACGGTTTGCTCAAATACCTCAAGAATTCCGCATCAAGGCGATGCAAATATATGCTAATCCCGTGTGTAATCAGTTGCGTAGTCGGGATCTGCGGGTCGTTGAAGAGGCGATATAA